A single genomic interval of Geotrypetes seraphini chromosome 1, aGeoSer1.1, whole genome shotgun sequence harbors:
- the LOC117347421 gene encoding uncharacterized protein LOC117347421 isoform X2, with amino-acid sequence MEMFSNTTDGQERRKQFILGIISATASLMFIGSIILISIGYLNSYSSLGVGILASGAVLYFAGIVVLGVSCMWVNNTYSGNMWQPIGGRARRSTEEASVSFINSSINRVYLRSIHASLSSAVLSDKKKRIQPDHEKDPLSSSKALEIGDFTTRLSTTITSNENAGSDQELDQQHQDSSCDNP; translated from the coding sequence ATGGAAATGTTCAGCAACACCACAGATGGACaagagagaagaaaacagttcatTCTAGGTATCATCTCTGCAACTGCTAGTCTTATGTTTATAGGATCAATCATCCTCATTTCTATCGGATACTTGAATAGCTATTCTTCACTGGGGGTGGGTATTCTGGCCAGTGGCGCTGTTCTCTATTTTGCAGGGATTGTGGTTTTGGGAGTAAGTTGTATGTGGGTAAACAATACGTACTCAGGGAATATGTGGCAACCAATTGGTGGAAGGGCTCGAAGATCAACTGAAGAGGCATCAGTCTCCTTCATAAACTCATCCATAAACAGAGTTTACCTCCGAAGCATCCATGCATCATTATCCTCTGCTGTACTCAGTGACAAAAAGAAGCGCATTCAGCCAGACCATGAAAAGGATCCCCTGAGTTCATCTAAAGCTCTCGAAATAGGAGACTTCACTACCAGGCTTTCCACTACTATTACAAGCAATGAAAACGCTGGATCAGATCAAGAGCTGGATCAGCAACATCAAG